From the genome of Leptodactylus fuscus isolate aLepFus1 chromosome 1, aLepFus1.hap2, whole genome shotgun sequence, one region includes:
- the LOC142193213 gene encoding uncharacterized protein LOC142193213 yields MAPRDSFAVHYLRVLKEMLAFVLFSYTVLIGALLVAGWTTYLLVLK; encoded by the coding sequence ATGGCTCCCAGGGATTCCTTCGCTGTCCACTACCTGCGGGTGCTGAAGGAGATGTTGGCCTTCGTGCTGTTCAGTTACACGGTTCTGATCGGGGCCCTGCTAGTGGCTGGCTGGACAACTTACCTGCTAGTCCTTAAATGA